ttaactcattgtcagtgaaaaaaaattgtacaacgctcaacaaaaacgcaaataaaagGTAAAGATTCAGGCTTTTAAActctgtaaaccgcatttgcgtgcaatttttatttctcgtcGTGAAGcgttgcaaagtttgtaaaaaattttgagatttgacgcatctttATTTAAATCCGTGTAACTTCacaaacaatctgtaaatcgtttaatgacttatcaatctcaagactagagatttcaagctttaaaatgttttattcataatttttttacgattatttttgacaaagttacattcttttgaattacgcctatttttcggagacagaataggtgatcccttaattttggcGTCAAGTGTacaattacatacatatatatataatttttatgacacaTGAAATAGTGCATTACATatgcaatgtaaaatattatgtgtatttaatttataatatcataaaacacaattttaatttatcctttTATTCGCAGGCAATAAGTTTAAAGGAAGTGTTATGTGGTTCCACACGATATTTGCGGAAAAGTTGCATCATAAGCGTAGTCGAGAAGCTGGCTTTCTCCgctttcaataatttattgaatctcGACGTTTCGCGtgacaaatacaatttttttggaTTTTCTTGATATGCGATTTTACACTTGGCACTCACAAAATGAGATACGATTATTGAGCCTTGTTGATGCTCGAGCAAAGACGTTTACCATGCTACGCGATTACCAGCTTGTTCTGTTCTGTCGCAGTGCCCGCGGTGGTAAcgtgcgacgacgacgatgcacGAAAGTAGCCGAGTTGGGCCGATCGAAAGGGCCCGTGTGTCGCCGGAAAAGAGCTCGTGTGCATAGGGAATTTCTCTGCGCAGGAAATACGACTGATTTAATACAACGACGATATCATGACTGTTGGACTTAGCAGGAAGCAAGTATGAAAAAGCTATAAAATTTATGGAATGTTTCTTGCCATTTGTGAACTACATTCTAAAAGAACtagcatcattaaaaataatatataaataacattaattatgtcattgtcattcctaaaaagatataattatgtaacaaagcgaatatgaagtatttttaattaactcaaggtgtttaaaattgaaaattgatgtgtttcatgatatacgAGTATTTCGGACCTTGCGTAGAAGGTCAACACCTCTTTCTACAGCACTATAgatatagtattctaactttagacagagcTAGTATATATATGAgtaaatgtatagtatatgtatacGAGAATGTGAACAGACCTGTTCAAACAAGTTTTCTCcggttttttatataaaattacaaaaaaatttcacctATACACAATGATAGTCCCACAGACTCCAACCGAACTTTGCTACCGTGCCATTCAAATTCTAATTGATCAATAAAGTTGAtcaattatatcaatcaaaggagaagattttaaatttttcttactccCTGGTCTGAACTTCCTATCTCATTTCGTCTTTACACAGCATGCGTTCGGAACTTCATAGAAGATCTCTCTGACCCCCTGGTGTGTTTAAAAGTTAAGAATCactaagaaatttataattttaacacacaagaatatatataattggaTTTTTCGCAAtacttttattagatatattgCGATTCTATAACATTTTGATCAGCTCTTCCAGACAGAACACGATGTTTAtggtaaatgtttataaatacttatccctatttatgtgtattttaaaataatatataaatatttaaaaagttatggtaaataatttagaaaatatatatttatagtaatattttatggacactttataaatatttttaagatatttgcaataaatatgatttattcaataatacaataaccatatttataaaatgttgaaataataattataaatactttgtaaGTACTTCATAAGTAATTTTGTGTACTGTCTGGGTTAGTCACATAGTGCTCAGTCAAAGATTATAGTTTAAGAAATTCAGTACTCCTTGTGCtccctgtctctctttctctactattatattgtatttcagaaatttaatatttatttatcacagATTTTGCGCGGTACatataatatctatttaaaatgttttacgttGTGTATGCAAATTTGACAGCTTAGTAATCACTCATCATATGAGTGAATACAATGATTTGCATCCGCGAACTTGACTGCGCATTTctgaattcatttaaaaaaattgttgcaattttaGTGTTCACGTAGaggttaaatttttaaatgaaatggtGCAATTTTGACAATCTGTTTCTTTAATGATCTAAAAAGAAAATCTTAATAATGTTcccatattttcaaattatcttcttaatatttatgaaaagtgTTACAATTTATATTGGGTCATTAAGTCTGAAactttacaaataaaagataaccttcttgcatttttttggcaaataaaaatgattaatttttatttgaagtatGTGCCCATATTATCTATACACATCTGCCATTTCAGTGGTACCTGGTCTATGCCTCTACTGTAGAAGCCAGGCGTACGGGAATTGAAGTCGCGGAAGGCTGTTTTGATTGTCTGTTGGGAATTGAAGAATTTTCCTGCCAAGAAGTTGTCTAAATTCCGAAAGAAGTGGTAGTGAGTGGGTGCTAGATCTGGTGAATATGATGGGTAATGTAGAGTTTCTAATTCCAACTCCTGTAGCTTTGCCACGGTCATTTGTGCGGTGTGCGGTCAAGCATTGTCATGCAACAGAATTGGCATCAACCGATTGATCAATCTCGGTTGTTTAATGGCAAGTTGCTGCATCATTTTATCCAGTTGCTTACAGTACATCTCAGCTGTTATCGATGTTCCAGGTTTGATAAAGCTGTAGTGGATAACACCCGATCTGATCCACCAAACAGTCACCATAAGTTTCTTCTGTGTCATGTTGGGTTTTGCGTGATGTCTCAGTGATTCATCACCGCTCAACCACTGATGTGAGCATTTACGATTGTCATAGAGGATTTACTTTTTATCGCAGGTCAAAAGTCAATTCAGGAAAGATTTGTTTTTGTGACGAGAAAGCAAGGAAAGAGAAGCCTTTAGTCGCTGCGCCTTCTACACATCGGTCAATTCATGTGGAATTCATTTGTCTAACTTCTTTACCTTACCGATTTTTGCCAAATAACCCAGTACGGTGGGTATGGAAACATTGAATATCGATACCACCTTATGCGTACTTTGAGATGGATCGAACTCTACTACGGCTCTCAGGTGATTATTATCCACTTTCGTCTTGGGTCTTTCATGTGAGTAGCGAGGCTGACATCACCATCTCTGAATTTTTTGAACCAATTGTCCACTGTTACTTTGGTAGTTGATTCTTCACCAAACACAGCGTTGACATTACGAGCTGTCTCCGACGCTGTGCTTCCACGGCGTAACTCATATTCATAAACCACACGAATTTTGGACTTTTCCATAGTTTTACAAAAATGGGTCCACCAATAAAACTAATGAAGATATTCGAACAaacaaatatgattttttaagagCGAAGACGCACCTATCAAGGTAACCTAACCTGAAAATGAAATCTGGTGGCAAAGCAaagataataaatgttatagaTGGCGCTTTCatatgtgtaaagtttcatacttaatgacccaatacaaaaaatataatagttttttttttaagttattaaaattctgaaaaatttgaaaatttgaaaaaatggaaaattggaaaaatttgaaaaatttgaaaatttgaaaaattttgaaaaaaatgtttatcaacGAATCTGTTTTAGAAGATTTTATTTCTGCCATTATTTTGACAATAGAATTTGTAGCAAgtatattgcaaaatttgttaTTGATGGAATTTGTAgcaaatatattgcaaaatttattattgacagATTTGACTGTCTAGGAAGTTAGTTCAATAAGGAAATTGTAGAACAACGATAgcaaaaataaatgtgataatTTCAGACAGTTCAAATTAAGAACATGTAATTTTTGGAAGTTATTCTAGTTGtcgtttaatatacatatattatacacaactttttacaacttttatgaattattttgcacttttatttattaaaataatcctCAGCGAGTATAAGCACaagtaagttttatttaataacggcTTGAAGAATTGAATTTGGAATCTTGTTATAATATGTGGGTTAATAATAAccattataataataacttgaTACAAATAACAACAACAGTAATTGGATATATTGCCAGgtatgtaaaataatgcgttataaataaaaggaatcagcgttacttttatttatttatttctttatagtaaCAATTTGGTAataacattacaattttttataatgttaatgaTGACGCTTAGATCGGAATAATCACTTTTGACAGGGAACCCGTTACAGTTACATGttactcattgaaaaaagtaactcgttatttAACTCGTTACGTAATGAGTAAAGTTACAAGTTAATATTGTGAATGAATAATGCGTAATGGTAATGAGTTGATTGTTAAAAATGGTTATTTCAATATTAGATTTACCATAACGGTTATAAAATTAAGAGAGCAACATTATTACCAattcgttattataaaatagtgTAAAAGGTAACGGTAATGGTAACGATATTACTCATAACTTATTACTTTTCATTgcattgtatatattattagcACAATTCTCTACATCAAGAATGTTAAGAGCGTCTGTAAACGGTAAATCCACTAAAACCTATACTGGTAACGCATCCCTTCCTGGAATACTAAAAACGAGTTCACAGTTTCGCAAAGACAAGAATGGCTTGAAggtatttttcacataaaaattatcCAAAATTTGGCAAGgtataagaaatttttcataataatttataaaaatttataacccTAAcagttattattgaaataaataaaaagaacacAAGAAAGATATTAAACACGATATATTAGATAGCAAAAAAGATTGAAGTGAAAGAATGGATATTGAAtagaaatcaatttatttcaatatttttgaactCGCGCTTTGGGTTTCTCGAATTAATTTGAATTCagaagtaatatataataatacggaTACTTCCGAATTTAACACGATTAATAGCTCATTgggtattttaatttatttgaatccaaatataatataatgggGACATAAATCCATCtgaattgaaaataatgaataggtcattttatatttcaattaatttgaataatgagCCTTCCGCTAAATAAAGTGCTATTTTTAATAGCCATATGCCAACAAGTAAATACCGCCCCTGGTTTCATGgactgatagatcaagtaaaactgagcagaaaagtcctttacctttttttaatactcgtcataattaacgaaataaaaattaataaaatctgcgaataagcgcgtatcaccgcgcgcaagaacCGCCCGTCGATCGCCGAGACATAGAAACCACGGCTGGCGGCGCGGCGTGGTGAGGAgagaaaagcagcagtagctaagacccgcgagcggcgcggcaaggagggagaaggctgccccggctgcctacgtctcggtaggcggtccttgcgcgcggtgatacgcgcttattttcagactttattatttcttatctcgttaactatggtgagtataaaaaaatgataaaggacttttctgctcagttttatttGATCTATCAATCTACAAAACCAGAGGCGGTATTTAtctgacactctgtatatatacagggtgtcttagaacaatgtatacatattatcacgatgaggtagaagagatcaagataaatcaaaaagtctaataccatatttgcaataattttcaagtaataaaatattaaagttagctgaataagagcgcgcgaaaagacaagcggtcgcttgcctgagccgtaggaccgcccaccgcGGGCCAACTGTATGCGACGCCgtgacggtaagtggcgcgcggcgaggagGATAGATTGGCACCGCACCACTCCCTCATGCCCCCGCACCACGCCATGACACGCGTCAACGCTATACACTTGCGATcacgattattaagtattttgttctttgtaatatttatagcacTTACCATCGCAGCGTCGCTTACAGTTGGGCCgcggtgggcggtcctacggctcaggcaAGCAACCGCTTGTCTCTTTGCGCACTCTTATTCGGCCgataaaatattagtattaatattttaatactcgaaagttatagcaaatatcgcaaaatggtattagatttttttatttatctcgatcccttctacctatCGTagtaatatgtatacattgctatgaaacatcctgtatatatatagagtgtttgataattaatgattaatctTTTGCATGTAAGTAGAATGGGCCAAACTGAGTCAAAAAGTCTTCtactattttccaaaatttgcaatagttaacgagttataaattaatgaaaataaccaAGAACGGCAACTCAAAACGGGGGCCCAGCATTACGCGCCGTTCTTGCGAAGGCCATCGCCGCTAGTAAACATCACGCCCCGCGCGCTCGGCAACGTCGAGCACGCGCTTGGATTGGAGGTAGGCGGGATTAATTtggctatttttattaattataactcgttaactattgcgaattttggaaaatggtaaaggacttttcgactcagtttGGTCCATTCTACTTACATGCAAgagattaatcattaattatcaaacaccttgtatatacatcattttttaatttaaaaattatacaaaatttatcttTAGATTCGAAAGTACCAAAATACTTACCGTCTGGATGCTCATAAGCCTTTCAAATGCGAAGTTGTTGATACGATCTTGATCAATGTGATGCAGGATTATTTAACCGGCTTGAAATATCATCCTCAGGCTTGCATGAAAATCTGCCGGAAAATGTCGGAAGAAGTGCGcgacaaaattatgaaaaagttttaCGATCGGTAATGTATCGATCAATTAAACAAGTATATTACTTACATCACAATAAGCATCTTGTATgcatttataaatgtattttcttaatttaattcgattatTCGAACATTTCTGatgtaaacattaaattaaatggaTTTTGAACAATTAGTAAgcatatttttactttactgGCTAccgtgaattatttaataacataaattaatttgatcagattacaaaatgtttattatttatggCATGCCAAgcattgatatatatttttacgtgtaaagAATCTACTTTTATCCGAGCATTTGTTTTTCACCTTATTGCTGCTTCCAGATACAAAATTGTGGTCGTCATGTCGATCGTTCAAAAGCTCGGCCAAAGCGTGCAAATGAGTTTTAGTAAATTATGGGACGTTCAGAGAGACACGTACTCAAGCTACGTAATCGAGACTCCGGAATTTGCTGCAATGGGTCTCGTCGTGGGGACTTATTACGAATgaacaagtattaaaaaaaaaaatcgatggaGCGAACACGTAACGATGAACGATAAGCCCCAGCTGATTCTGAATTAAACGGAAAGAGTGTTTTAAACGAAgttttagaaataaatgtagaaatgtagataaaattaatcaaattaatcacggattaatggaaaaaatgtattgtaataataaattagctCGATTGAATGTTCGTTGATGTTATGCTTGAACAAAGGATCATTGATCCACACACACAAATTAGATCACGTGTGTTTCACTTTttctttattgttattaaattaatatatatatcattcatatatatatatttatatatttatatatatttatatatttatatatttatatgtatatgtatataacagcGACAAGTACAATGTAATgttatgattattaataataataatcgaggGGGCACCGATGATTCTAGTGAGAACCGAGAGGTAAGATAATTGTTGTAATGATATTAACAATGGCAAccataataatgatgataatgatgatgatttaataataataataagttgatcaatctttaattaataCAGTCGTATATTCCCTTAAAGTCCGTCCTTAATACTTATATCGCGCTTTTATAGATACAGGGATACAGAAAAATAATACCGCGCGGCCGTGGTggaatgttctttttttcttttaagttgtatataatatacatatatatatgtataatatttatataaaagaggcGCAAGAgccttaattaattaattacaagcCGGCGCCGTCGTCGCGCCGGCGCCCGTTTTATTTACACCGCAAAAGTTAGGCGAATCTCAAAAGACTGACACAAAGACCCGTTATGCGAAATTGAATCGTCGATTTTCAAAGTTACGAACTTCCAAAATATTGTAACCGTTCTAATATTGTATGGTTCGCATCGTATCtccaatatataatttttataaattactttcgTCGTCTATTCACAGAAATATTCACAGAAATGGAAGAAAGTGCAAAAACACTCTGCCATTTAACGGACTGCATTTTACTGAATGGAACTACGTTGCGTGTGTGCTTTGAAAAAGTACTGGGGGAccacaaaaaaaatctcaattgtCTAAACGGATAGTACCAGCTCGACCATTGTTTCGTAAACCAAAACAAAATACAAAGAGGTGAAAGATTATTGCCAAAAAACGTTGGTCAGCTTCAATAGAACGGTGAAAATTTTAACTAGAAAGCGTTCAACTGGTTCTTGACTCCGAAAATTAAGATTCTCACAAATTTCGCAAAAGACAATCTTTGCGAGTCCTTTCCCAAGTTCGTCTACCTTTCGCGGGGTTCCTTCCATACTAATTAGGATTAGTCGTAGCTTTACTTACAATCCTATCTGCCGATCAATTTTACACGCACGAGCTGCACTATGTAGATCCTTGGTCCATTTTTGACGCATACGTTTATTTACAAGGGCGGTGATTCGCCGCATCGCAAAAATTACAAGTCAACCGTGCGATCGGTGAGATCTGAACTTTACCAAGATAATTTTTCCACTTTTGTAAGATAAAAGaagctataaattataaatgaaatagaaGATACAAACATAGAacaaaacatatttcttttgtaataaaaaatggttgataacaaaaagtaataatatttgattcttAAGAATTATTCAAAGTATCGTAAACCGTTATCAACTTTAGACGAGCATGAGACTTTTCGAATTAAGACGAAAAGTTTAATgtaaatagaaagaataaatataagtataaaacagatatttttataagaactgtctaactctttaattttttaatacatttacaagaggtctctttaaattaaatttctgttattatttacaaactctaatttttcattgatatcaccattttactttttaaatctttttactttCAGCAACTTAgaagaaattcaattaaaaatagtttaaaagcACCAATTCTATTATtcgaaaagtaaaaattatttaacattcattcctattttgtttgtaattcaaaaattattaaatttaataaatcattagaaatcttataaaaacagtttctttaaaatactatttttctCAATTTGATTTCTACAATTGATAAAAACATCACACAACTCTTGGAACACCCCATGTAACTGAATTCAAAACTATCTTCATGTAAGTAAAGCCATAACTGTAgtgttaagttaaaaatataataataaaataataattacaatataataattattattataatttatataataataaaaagtaactataataaatataatgaaaaatgaatatattataaattaatacaatttcttaaaaaatactataaatctttatattttcctCCCCTAAAAGAATTCCCCTACATTTTTTTCGTCCCAAAAAATCCTACGTGACAATAACAAAATCCAAGTTTAAAGGAAAATACCCGATTCCGGAAACTCTGACCGTAAGATACGTGAAATCAATTCTATAAAAGATTTGTTCGATCGCGCAATTCGCCCGTGATTTTTAGCTCTTACAACCACCATAACCGTGATGAAACtaccttctctctttccctctgttCCTCTCTCGCCTCCGCGAAGGAAGGCGAGACATTCCACCTCGCCGTGATCGGTATGGAATTATCGAAAGTTCTCAATTTATTTATCtccatcgtgtgtgtgtgtgtgtgtacgtgtacgtgtatATACGATTGTTCATATGTCCCGTGTACTTTGTGTATGTTGTATGCGTGTAtgccgtgtgtgtgtgtgtgtatgtgtgtatgtgttgcatgctattatttgtatataacacatttacaataataacaatacgTTGCTCGTCATCGACGGTCCATCTTAACTCGCGTATGTAtacgtttatatttataatatttatatatataatccgaaaaaaagtttaatagggcGATGAGTCGCCCCGATacagacgcgcgcgcgcgcatacacatacatacgacacgcatacacacactcACAGCATAGACAATTCTCATTTCGTTCTCCCATATTTCTTCGTGCGATCGTCGAATCGTATATATCACAAAGTTTCCAAATGCATAGTTTGGATTAAATGCGAGCAATAGCAATCATAGTAATCGGTATGATGATGCTTGCAAATGACATTCCTGTAAAGTCACGCTTGAATCCCGCACGAGTACGCGTTATGCTAATATAATTGTCCGTCGAAATGCAAATGGGGCAAAGCGTCGCCACAGATGTTGCACGATCCCTTCAACTTGCTTTGAAAAAAGTACAAAGACTGAAAGaatgaaattaaaagtaacTAGTACATATGTATAGAAATATTACGTAGAAGGTAAAACGCGTGTGAAAGAAAACTTTTTCCCCAACTTCTTTACTCTTTATCTATTGTATTTTAGCACTTtactatatatttcaatatattattccTTCAAGAAGTTCTTTTGTCATTTAAAGCAATACTTGATTGAAACGAGTATACGTGTGTATACTTTTGTTCGAATCGATGCGATCGTAGCTAAGCATAATTTCACAGAAATCTtgcgaaattaattttaatacaatttctatAAGAAAATGAAATGTGTACGCCTATGTGTATACacaaagagaattttctcttagaaacTTTTGAATTGTGATAATATGGGTATTAAAGAATTTCacacattataattttagtaaaaaatttactataattatatacgaaaattataataaatttgttaaaaggtTCAccataattttagtaaaattttataagaattataattttactataatgttactaaatttttaccaaattctgttaaaatttaaaattatattttcatagtattttttaattcaaaatttatagtactaaattatactaaaattatagaaaacttCTTCGATATATATGTTGTCTCACAATTATCATGATTTAAAGGATAAGTAAGAGAATATTCTCTCCGTGTGTATATACAACGAACGGAATAAAATAGAGATTGAAATCTGTATGATTTTCCGTTGCGATGAATATGGAAAACTGATGCTTTCATCGTTatgaaatgttaataatattgaagTCTAAACCTTCTCCTTTCTCACCAAAATTTCGTAACTTCAATCTccagaacaaaaaaattaaattattccgcGCGAGTGTCTGTCTCTTCCACACACCGCCTCTTCTATTTCCCTCATATTCCCTTACGCTGTCGCAAATATGTATTTACAGACTTCAAAATTGATCAAGAATTCTGATATTCGTGCCTTCCTTTCTCAcattgcctctctctctctcttttctctctctctctcacacgccgttataaaaaattgattcgtTTCGCCTTAAATCGTTAACACTTTCCTTCCGCCTCCTCTGCCTCGGACCTCCCCTTCCCTCCTATCCTCGATGAGGAGTCAATCATTTGGATACCAATTAGATATCTTTAGATTACTTTTCGTAATATTGCACGCGTCCCATGTTTTGTTTTACATTAGAATCTCGTGATATTCACtacaatcaaaatgtaaaatatggttttattttgaattatatcaAATCTCGCGTAATAGAatgcaacatttttaaacattattttaacatataaatatcgACGCTAAAACATTGCACAAAATTGCATTAATTGGAATCATTATATGTGTATTAAGATTGTAATATCCTGACTAAATAACcagtattacataatattaaaatttgtatttgtttttgacAAAACCGgaattgtgaaaataaaatacaagttaATTACATACTAATTGTATGTTAatgaattgtattattatattgatgtACGTGTTAATGACACGtacttattgtaaattattgtaaattaataaaattatcttttaatgaggaaattaacaaatcaaatatatttgtgtcaaaatttaattctattaataaataattattagataaaaccaaattcattaataaattaaaacatagtAATAAAGAtttagcaaattttatattagattttatatttattataattcttcaCGATATATACCCttcgattttaaataattatacatttgaatattaatttataaattatatattttataatatataaaatcagcATACCGTTCAGATTCAAAagcttgataaaaatttatcgaatttCTAAAAcgtcttataaatattattaaaataccgGTATAATATGTAGAAACATAACAAacttttaaatagttaaaattttattttatcgatatataGACTACATAATACTTTATGCTGATAATCataaagttatttatctaaaatgtcTTTATATCTTCAGtaacattaaaaacaatataaaatgagaaaatttttgagtacGTTGAAGTAATTTTGAAGAAGAAGATATACCTATCTTAAGTATATATCTTAATTTGATCTTTTCCACAAAAGTGCTAAGTATCACGAAATTCGCGAATGTTTCGCATAAGCGAACAATCGATTGGTATCCAGATGATGGACATCCACCGAACGTCCCTGCAGGAAGGCTCGCGGCCATCGTCATTACGGCCGTCGCGGTGCTACGAAAAATATCTCCAAGGTCAAGCCATCACAGACAATAGTTCCGGATGTCGGAGGTGCGGGGGACTATATCGTGCAGAGACGAAAGACGTGCGCACTTTCAAGGTTCTCCCTAAAGTTAGCTTACTAAGGTCGCTCTTACAATGGTAACAAGACTCGATTCTATTTACATCTGGCTCTCCTCCTCCATTATCTTATTAACACCTCGGGAAAAGATGGATGCTAACCGCGCGCCAAACTCCGCGGGATCTCAGAGACGATCCAGTGGCGCATCCATCCGTCATCGTCATCGCGGAACGTCAATGACCCGCGGTGAATTTATTTACACTCCGTCGGCGATTCAGAGTCCTTGGGCTCCCTCAAGGCCCCCCGCTGGGCCCCGGCCAGCTCACGTCGGGAGCCACTCACTACGCTGGGACTTAATAATGTTAAGGCATCGTCGTACGTCGACGAACACGAGttcttctatctctctttctctccctctctctttctctctaacgTTCGTTGGCAGTAGCGAAAATGTCGGTCGGGATCCATCACCTTCACCCGCTCGATCCAGGCACTATCAAACCCCCATATACCCCGAACGCACCGTGATATCACTTTTACGAATAACGCGAACGATTGAAAAATGTGATCGTGGATGGTAAAAGTTCG
This genomic window from Solenopsis invicta isolate M01_SB chromosome 13, UNIL_Sinv_3.0, whole genome shotgun sequence contains:
- the LOC105197915 gene encoding tctex1 domain-containing protein 1-like — translated: MRTLRWIELYYGSQIRKYQNTYRLDAHKPFKCEVVDTILINVMQDYLTGLKYHPQACMKICRKMSEEVRDKIMKKFYDRYKIVVVMSIVQKLGQSVQMSFSKLWDVQRDTYSSYVIETPEFAAMGLVVGTYYE